One genomic window of Cellulophaga sp. Hel_I_12 includes the following:
- a CDS encoding LytTR family DNA-binding domain-containing protein codes for MKCIIVDDEAMARVIVEQLCSKIPNLEVVESFSNAMDAIKFLNQQQVDVIFLDIHMPGFTGIDFVQTLKNPPRIVLTTSDTDFAIEAYEYETIVDYLVKPITQERFEKSILKVKKSLEVTLKTSSPQQETSSSSNLGDELYINIDRRLIKLKFSEILFIEAKGDYIEVKTDKKEYRVHNTLKNIKDKLPESIYLQIHRSFIINFTKIIDIEDNSVLIEKSVIPISRSNRPELMRRLNLL; via the coding sequence ATGAAGTGTATTATTGTAGATGATGAAGCTATGGCTAGAGTGATTGTAGAACAACTGTGTTCAAAAATTCCAAATTTAGAGGTTGTCGAATCATTTTCTAATGCAATGGATGCTATCAAATTTTTAAATCAACAGCAAGTAGACGTCATTTTTTTAGACATACATATGCCTGGTTTCACAGGTATAGATTTTGTACAAACCCTTAAAAATCCGCCTAGAATTGTACTGACAACCTCAGATACCGATTTTGCGATTGAAGCTTATGAATATGAAACTATTGTAGATTATTTGGTGAAACCTATAACTCAAGAGCGTTTCGAAAAATCAATTTTAAAAGTAAAAAAGTCTTTAGAAGTAACGCTTAAAACAAGTTCGCCTCAACAAGAGACCAGTAGTTCCTCAAATTTAGGAGATGAGTTATACATCAATATTGACCGAAGATTAATTAAATTAAAATTCAGTGAAATACTTTTTATTGAGGCGAAGGGAGATTACATCGAAGTAAAAACAGATAAAAAAGAATATAGAGTACATAATACCTTAAAAAATATAAAAGATAAACTTCCAGAAAGCATCTATCTTCAGATTCACCGTTCTTTTATTATTAATTTTACTAAAATTATTGATATTGAGGATAATAGTGTACTCATAGAAAAAAGTGTTATACCCATCAGTAGGTCAAACAGGCCAGAGCTCATGAGAAGATTAAATTTATTGTAA
- the rfbC gene encoding dTDP-4-dehydrorhamnose 3,5-epimerase produces the protein MDINPTTIKDCYEIIPQVFKDERGYFFESFNHQKLEEAIQQKINFVQDNQSYSYKGVLRGLHFQKGAHAQAKLVRVLDGIVLDVVVDIRQDSTTYGKIHSTVLSQKNRKQLFIPKGCAHGFVTLSKTAIFFYKCDNYYHKDSEAGIIYNDRTLNIDWQLPESDLIISDKDKVLPLFKELNDTH, from the coding sequence ATGGATATAAATCCTACGACAATAAAAGATTGCTACGAAATTATTCCGCAGGTTTTCAAAGATGAAAGAGGTTACTTTTTTGAGAGTTTTAACCATCAGAAATTAGAAGAAGCTATTCAGCAAAAAATAAATTTTGTTCAAGACAATCAATCCTATTCGTACAAAGGGGTACTGAGAGGTCTACATTTTCAAAAAGGAGCACATGCCCAAGCCAAATTAGTTCGTGTTTTAGACGGCATCGTTCTTGATGTTGTTGTTGATATACGACAAGATTCTACCACCTATGGTAAAATTCATAGTACTGTGTTATCTCAAAAAAATCGGAAACAACTTTTTATTCCAAAAGGATGCGCACATGGTTTTGTGACCTTAAGCAAAACAGCTATATTCTTCTACAAATGCGATAATTATTACCATAAAGATTCGGAAGCTGGTATTATTTATAACGATAGGACATTAAATATAGATTGGCAATTACCCGAAAGCGATTTAATTATTTCTGATAAAGATAAAGTGCTACCTTTGTTTAAAGAACTTAACGACACGCATTAA
- the rfbD gene encoding dTDP-4-dehydrorhamnose reductase yields MSKILVTGANGQLGQCIKELSVSLDPDNTYLFKSSKDLDITNYQQVLAAFTLENFDFCINCAAYTNVDKAESDTQNAVNVNSTGAQNLATACNQTNTTLLHISTDFVFDGTKNSPYIETDKTAALSVYGNTKNVGETEIIKKAPKSYIIRTSWLYSEYGHNFMKTMIRFGSEKDSLSVINDQTGTPTYAKDLAEVLIKIIQNKPIPYGIYHYSNEGTATWFDFAKAIFEITKSTIQLHPIATEAYPLPAKRPKYSVLNSSKIKTALQLEIPAWRDSLKKAINALP; encoded by the coding sequence ATGAGTAAAATTTTGGTCACTGGTGCCAACGGACAATTAGGACAGTGTATAAAAGAGCTTTCTGTCAGCTTAGATCCTGATAATACCTATCTATTTAAATCGTCAAAAGATCTTGATATTACCAATTATCAACAGGTACTAGCGGCTTTTACCTTAGAAAATTTCGATTTTTGTATCAATTGCGCAGCGTATACCAATGTAGATAAGGCTGAAAGTGACACGCAAAATGCAGTAAATGTCAATAGTACAGGCGCGCAAAATTTAGCTACCGCATGCAATCAAACAAATACTACTTTACTTCATATTTCAACAGATTTTGTATTTGATGGAACAAAGAATTCTCCCTATATAGAAACGGATAAAACCGCAGCACTTAGTGTTTACGGGAACACAAAAAATGTAGGGGAAACAGAAATTATTAAAAAGGCTCCAAAATCATATATCATTAGAACCTCTTGGTTATACTCGGAATACGGACATAATTTTATGAAAACTATGATTCGCTTCGGGAGTGAAAAGGATAGCCTATCGGTAATCAATGACCAAACTGGAACGCCGACCTATGCCAAAGATTTGGCTGAAGTTCTCATTAAAATCATCCAAAATAAGCCAATTCCTTATGGCATTTATCATTATAGTAATGAAGGCACTGCTACCTGGTTCGATTTTGCTAAGGCCATATTTGAAATCACTAAGAGCACAATTCAACTTCATCCGATAGCGACAGAAGCGTATCCGCTACCTGCAAAACGCCCAAAATACAGTGTTTTGAATAGCTCTAAAATAAAAACTGCCTTACAGCTCGAAATTCCAGCATGGCGCGATAGTCTAAAAAAAGCTATTAATGCCTTACCGTAA
- a CDS encoding ATP-binding protein, which translates to MQIAQPNHDFNTYQRIMHSLLKRQVRKYLPENLKDSEKINVFLEAIDKSYSDYDDKANMVQRAMNLSSDELFKANQDLHAEAESERKILNILKKAIEVLNSSNDQEKNSWKSKEILEIDALELAAKIENQAHDIVKMTAEKNTMLKNLERQNDALKDYAHIVSHDLKSPIRNINALMCWILDEEKDKFSESSKENCKLVSQNIEKIDALIDGILKHAVIDSLEEEMISLDLNKLIEEIKNTIYFPETTQINIVSSLPTILAEKYKIEQLFKNLITNAIAATEHKDHGLITIAIIEDPNFWKFSITDNGRGIADKHKETIFHMFKKLENNSSATGIGLALVKKVVNIYEGDVWLESKEHIGTTFFFTLKK; encoded by the coding sequence ATGCAAATTGCACAACCAAACCATGACTTTAACACTTATCAGCGAATAATGCACTCACTTTTAAAAAGACAAGTACGCAAATATTTACCTGAGAATTTAAAAGATTCTGAGAAAATAAATGTTTTTTTAGAGGCAATTGATAAATCGTATTCGGACTACGATGATAAAGCTAATATGGTACAAAGAGCCATGAATTTAAGTTCCGATGAGCTTTTTAAAGCAAATCAGGACTTACATGCAGAAGCAGAGAGTGAACGTAAGATTTTAAATATATTAAAAAAGGCAATTGAGGTATTAAATAGTTCTAACGATCAAGAGAAGAATTCATGGAAATCAAAGGAAATATTAGAAATCGATGCTTTAGAATTAGCTGCGAAAATAGAAAATCAAGCGCATGATATTGTTAAAATGACTGCAGAAAAGAACACCATGTTGAAAAATTTAGAGCGGCAAAATGACGCATTGAAAGATTATGCTCACATAGTATCTCATGACCTTAAATCCCCAATTCGTAATATTAATGCACTAATGTGCTGGATTTTGGATGAAGAAAAAGATAAATTTTCCGAATCAAGCAAAGAAAATTGCAAACTAGTCTCGCAAAATATTGAAAAAATTGATGCCCTTATTGATGGTATTCTAAAGCATGCTGTGATTGATTCATTAGAAGAAGAAATGATTAGTTTAGACTTAAATAAACTTATTGAGGAAATAAAAAATACGATTTATTTTCCGGAAACAACTCAAATCAACATCGTAAGTTCCCTACCGACAATACTTGCAGAAAAATATAAAATTGAACAACTTTTTAAAAATTTAATAACCAATGCTATTGCAGCAACGGAGCATAAAGACCATGGGCTAATCACAATCGCAATTATCGAAGATCCTAATTTTTGGAAATTTTCCATTACAGATAACGGTAGAGGTATTGCGGATAAGCATAAGGAGACTATCTTCCATATGTTTAAAAAATTAGAAAACAATTCTAGTGCCACTGGAATAGGCCTTGCTTTGGTTAAAAAAGTAGTAAATATTTATGAAGGTGATGTTTGGCTAGAGTCAAAAGAGCATATAGGTACTACTTTCTTTTTTACCTTAAAAAAATAA